From a region of the Zingiber officinale cultivar Zhangliang chromosome 4B, Zo_v1.1, whole genome shotgun sequence genome:
- the LOC121974692 gene encoding uncharacterized protein LOC121974692, translating into MFTSKEWKSSQFAKTKDGKVIENVVMDKDFWKSIITCLRSAYPLIKVLRLVDSDEKPAMGFIYEEMDRAKEKIQAAFNGIKKSYLPLWEIIDARWDNQLHRPLHAAGYYLNPQFHYSPNFKADFEVKRGIYDCLQRMVESMEEVKKIDAQLEDFKYRKKFFGSAVATCGIETKTPAQWWESYGYEHPELQKFVIRVLSLTCSSSGCERNWSAFEMVHTKRRNRLKAKTMNDVVFVMANSKLAKKKELRKVNDYSIDDLASDDDWIVDDSENLDLDASNEDLVPVEEGPSSGAPHDDLELPSYDDDEVEEGGDAMEDAGDEEHMEDDYEFMNL; encoded by the exons ATGTTTACATCCAAAGAATGGAAATCTAGTCAATTTGCAAAGACTAAAGATGGAAAGGTTATTGAAAATGTGGTAATGGATAAGGACTTCTGGAAAAGCATTATTACATGCTTGAGGAGTGCTTATCCTTTGATCAAAGTCCTTCGTTTGGTAGACTCAGATGAGAAGCCTGCCATGGGTTTCATTTATGAGGAAATGGACAGGGCCAAAGAAAAGATACAAGCTGCCTTTAATGGTATTAAGAAAAG TTACTTGCCTCTATGGGAAATTATAGATGCAAGATGGGATAATCAACTACATCGGCCTTTGCATGCTGCGGGCTATTACCTTAACCCTCAATTTCATTACAGTCCTAATTTTAAAGCTGACTTTGAAGTGAAAAGAGGAATATATGATTGTCTACAAAGGATGGTTGAAAGTATGGAAGAAGTAAAGAAGATTGATGCTCAACTGGAAGACTTCAAATATCGAAAGAAATTCTTTGGTAGTGCAGTAGCCACTTGTGGAATTGAAACCAAAACTCCAGCACAATGGTGGGAATCATATGGTTATGAACATCCTGAGTTGCAAAAGTTTGTTATTCGTGTTTTGAGCTTGACATGCAGCTCATCTGGCTGTGAGAGAAATTGGAGTGCATTTGAGATG GTCCACACTAAGAGAAGAAATCGTTTGAAGGCAAAAACGATGAATGACGTAGTCTTTGTGATGGCTAATtcaaaattagccaagaagaaggaatTGAGGAAAGTCAATGACTATAGCATTGATGACCTAGCTTCTGATGATGATTGGATTGTGGATGATAGTGAAAATTTAGATTTGGATGCTTCAAATGAAGATTTGGTTCCAGTTGAAGAAGGACCTAGTAGTGGAGCACCTCATGATGATTTGGAGCTGCCTAGttatgatgatgatgaagttgaagaagGTGGAGATGCCATGGAGGATGCTGGAGATGAAGAACACATGGAGGATGATTATGAATTCATGAATTTATGA